The Corvus cornix cornix isolate S_Up_H32 chromosome 12, ASM73873v5, whole genome shotgun sequence genome includes a window with the following:
- the CCDC51 gene encoding mitochondrial potassium channel: protein MGPMKYKSSVSSVSCGLQYHHSLMKWSPKGNLHVVRTYCPSAPKRPEAKSAMEMAMGLLHRITESGTAMGKNSLQKVSATCRNWWDRYEEFVGINEVREAQGKVTEAENVFMIARGIVREARENVEAQQIKLKEIRDRLDRVSRDDTQYLELATLEHRLLQEEKRYRAAYLNAEESEREKFSLFSAAVRESHEKERTRAEKTKNWSIIGSVLGAIIGVLGSTYVNRVRLQELKVLVLEAQKGPINLQEAIKEQASSHYLQQKDLSDVIEDLKNVLQTTASRGVKEGALLTRETRNDSIKIDSLLMPLNEQLNYITQVSSCLGSLQQQFNSLQESITQVLSELQSVKLAMHSRPTERVMPRPSGEGKGQAAAVRDVILELCDTERRLETQIKRSSVYSTALTCAMFAITLPVLYIIVKGN from the exons ATGGGGCCTATGAAATACAAATCAAGTGTGTCCTCGGTGTCCTGTGGTCTGCAGTATCACCATTCGTTGATGAAGTGGAGTCCAAAAGGGAATTTACATGTGGTGAGGACTTACTGCCCATCGGCGCCCAAGAGGCCCGAAGCCAAGTCTGCGATGGAAATGGCCATGGGTCTCCTTCATCGGATCACGGAATCAGGGACTGCTATGGGAAAAAACTCCCTCCAAAAAGTGTCTGCAACATGCAGGAATTGGTGGGACAGATACGAAGAATTTGTTGGAATCAATGAAGTTCGAGAGGCTCAGGGAAAAGTGACAGAG GCAGAAAATGTCTTTATGATAGCTCGAGGGATAGTACGAGAGGCTCGTGAAAATGTAGAAGCCCAACAGATTAAACTGAAGGAAATTCGGGATCGCTTAGACAGGGTCTCTCGGGATGACACCCAGTATTTAGAACTGGCTACTCTGGAACACAGGTTGCTGCAG GAAGAGAAGAGGTACCGAGCTGCATATTTAAATGCAGAAGagtctgagagagaaaaattctctctcttctccGCAGCTGTCAGGGAAAGCCATGAGAAAGAGCGCACAAGAGCTGAAAAAACGAAGAACTGGTCTATTATTGGCTCTGTACTGGGAGCCATTATAGGTGTTCTTGGTTCCACCTACGTCAATCGAGTAAGGCTGCAAGAATTGAAAGTCTTGGTGCTTGAAGCACAGAAGGGCCCAATAAATTTACAAGAAGCCATCAAAGAACAGGCCTCCAGCCATTACTTGCAGCAGAAAGATCTCAGTGATGTCATAGAAGACCTAAAAAACGTGCTGCAAACAACAGCATCGCGGGGAGTGAAAGAAGGGGCTTTGTTAACTAGAGAAACCAGGAATGACTCCATAAAAATAGATTCTCTTTTAATGCCTTTAAATGAACAGCTAAACTACATTACACAAGTCAGTTCATGTCTAGGGAGTTTACAACAGCAGTTTAACAGTCTGCAGGAAAGTATCACGCAGGTGCTGTCTGAGCTGCAGAGTGTCAAACTCGCCATGCACTCCAGACCTACAGAAAGAGTGATGCCAAGGCCTTCAGGGGAGGGCAagggccaggctgctgctgtgagagaTGTGATTTTGGAATTGTGTGATACCGAGCGGAGACTAGAAACGCAAATCAAGAGAAGTTCTGTTTACAGCACTGCATTGACATGTGCTATGTTTGCCATTACTCTGCCTGTACTCTATATCATAGTGAAAGGGAACTGA